A window of Adhaeribacter arboris genomic DNA:
AAGTAGATGTTAATACTTTAAGTAGTGAGCTACAGGTTAGTGAAGTCACGATTCGTAATGACTTGAGCAAACTGGAAGAAAAGAATATGCTTATCCGGGCCCGAGGCGGTGCTATAAAATTAGACCGAGTAGGAATTGATTTTGCGCTTTCGGATAAAAACAAGCAGCACTACGAAGAAAAGAAAAACATTGGTCAGGCAGCGGCTCAACTAGTGGAAGAAGGTGATACCATTATTTTAGATTCTGGTACCACTACTTTAGAAATAGCTAAAAATTTACAAAAGTTTACGGATTTAACTGTAATTACCAATGCCTTGAATGTGGCTAACCAATTAGCCGAGCATAAGAATGCTAATGTAATTATTCCAGGAGGCTTTTTAAGGAAAAATTCTTTATCGCTTGTAGGATCTACGGCTGAGGAAAGTTTTCGAAATTATTTCTGTGACAAGTTATTTCTGGCGGTAGATGGCCTTAGTACCACGCATGGGCTATCAACTCCGAATGTAGAGGAAGCTCATTTAAACCGAATAATGATTCAAATTTCTAAAAAAGTTATTGTGGTGGCGGATTCTAGTAAATTTTTGAAAAGAAGCTTCGCTTTTATTGCCCCTATAACAGAAATAGATGTGGTGGTAACGGATGCCGGAATTTTACTGGAAGAACAGAAAAAACTGGAAAACATGGGCATACAAGTAATTATAGCCTAACAAGGCTTCCTTATAATATTATGTAATATAAATACTTATACAAATGACGAGACAACCTTGGGTGCTTTATACTTTTATAACTACTCTGTTTTGGGGGGTTTGGGGAGCCTTTATTGAAGTTCCTGAAAAAGCTGGCTTTCCGGCTACTCTTGGTTATTCCGTCTGGGCCATTACCATGATTCCTTGTGCAATAGTAGCCCTCTTAAATAGTAATTGGCAACTGGAATATGATACCCGATCCATATTTTTGGGTTCGGCGGTAGGTTTGCTCGGAGCGGCCGGACAGTTAATTTTATTTCAGGCTTTACGTACCGGCCCGGCCTATATAGTATTTCCTTTTATTTCCCTTTTTCCGGTAGTTACTGTTTTTCTTTCTGCCCTATTTTTAGGGGAAAGAACTACCAGAAAACATTGGATTGGCATTATTCTATCGCTAATTGCTATATTTTGCCTTTCGTACCAAGAACCAAATAATAAAATGTAACCGGTTCTACTTGGTTGTGGCTTTCCATAATTGTTTTTTTCATGTGGGGCATACAAGCTTATGCTATGAAATTCTCTAATAACACCATGAAGGCAGAAAGCATTTTTTTCTATATGATGCTAACGGCAGTTTTAATGATTCCCGTAGCTGTGCTAATGACTGATTTTTCGCAGAAAATTAATTGGGGAATAAAAGGCCCTTATTTAGCGGGTTTGATTCAAGTATTTAATGCTATTGGTGCCCTTACCTTGGTCTATGCTTTACGATATGGCAAAGCAATAATTGTAGTACCTATCACAGCGCTTGCCCCGGTAATTACCATTATAATTTCCCTGATTTTATACGCGGTATTTCCCCACTGGATAGTTTTAACGGGGATGGTTTTAGCCGTAATTGCTATTTATATATTAGCTGAATAAGCTTAAGCTATTTTACTTAAAAAAGTTAAATTTTTCCAGGCTGGATGGGAGCTGAAGCAGTTAAGATTGTTAAACTAAATAGTAATGGTGAGATCGAAGGAAATTAACTCCAGGAAAAATTTAATTAAACGTGTTTCCAATATATTAGGGAGTAGCCATCCTGAAGGACTTGACGGAAAACAAACTATGAAGAATGAACATGTAAGATATTTATTAGAGCATTCCTCTTTTCTCGGTAGGCCTCTTCCTTAATTTTATGCTAATTAATTTTGCTACTGACATACTTGATGTTTTACTCCGTTATGTGAGAAATTAGGGTAATCTTTGAATAAATGATTAAATCAAAATATTCGCTCCTTCGCTTTTAGGTGTCTTCCTTCTTTCGCCATGTGCCTGTTCGTATTGTTAGTTCAGATACCTATAAGCTTGCCGGGAGTACTATTTTGGGGTATTAAAATATTTCAGGAAATGGCCAGTAGAACTTACAAAAATATTCTGCAAGTGAATCGGCAATAATCATGTATTAGAGTTCCCTTTATACTTAATCTAATGGCAGAGAGCAAATTATTACATATGATGTATAAAGGTGAAAGTCTTGAGCAACATTTAACAATAAACCTAGCAGGAGTAAAAGAGTATTGGTTTTATAATTCCCTTTGCTGATGATACTCATAAATAGGCAATAACTTATTTGGATGGGTCTAAACGTATTTTCACTAGATCATCGGCAAAGTAAATTTTTAATACTTTAGGTTCGCGTTTTAACCCTAAACACTCGAGGCAGATAGTAAAATAATTCCTATCCGTAGTTAATTAAATTTTAAAAGTCTTCACTACCCCGAGGGCTTTTTTATGACCCAAAAGCAACCCACCTTTCTCCTTAAGCTTTTCTACTGCTTCTTATCGTTGCACATATCTTAGCTTCGACAGTACCCCCACAATTCGGTAGTTTTAAGTTATGTTAAAGAAAGGCGACATATGGCTGCTGCATTTAAACAACCTTATTCAAACAAGTCAGTTAAGAATAATACCAGGATAGAATACATTGGGATGTGTGACTTTGAATCATTTACAGGTAGAGAATTCTTTCCCCCATGATATAGAGCTGTGGGCAAATTGTGTGCGAACAAAAAAGCACTTACAGAAATTTATCTATAAGTGCTTGAAAATCAGTGGAGAATATCGGAGTCGAACCGATGACCTCTTGCATGCCATGCAAGCGCTCTAGCCAGCTGAGCTAATCCCCCTTGCGTTTGGTGCTACAAAAGTAACAGAAACTTTTAAAAGTAGTACGAGTTGCAGTGAAAATTATTTTAAAATAAAAAAGCCCGCCACTAGGGGGCGGGCTCATGTTAAATCCTAAGCAAAATTCATTAGAAACTATAACGTACCCCTAACTGCATTCTCCAGGTAGCCGTGTTGTTAAAAGTATTTCGGAAAGGGGTAGTGGGCAGCACGGTATTTCCTTTTTCATCCGTAATAGTGATCATATTAAAGGTTGGCACACCATCAGGTGTGACGCTGGCAACATTTAACAAGGGATAGTTAAAGCTAGAACCGCTGTTAAGTTGGTCAGAAATACCCCAATTAGAGTTTAGGAGATTGCCTACGTTTTGTACGTCCAAGCTTAATTGCAGCGTATGCCGATTTTTACCAATATCCGTAAATACATCTTGCAGCAAACGGAAATCAAAACGGTTTAGCCAAGGCAGTAATCCATTATTTCGTAATACGTAGTCGCCTTTACTGTTTTTCAGAACTTTGCTGTTGTTTACAAATTGGTTAAAAGCAGCTCGTTGCTGGTCAG
This region includes:
- the agaR gene encoding transcriptional repressor AgaR, with product MLELDKKSTVKRRAFILEKLETDGQVDVNTLSSELQVSEVTIRNDLSKLEEKNMLIRARGGAIKLDRVGIDFALSDKNKQHYEEKKNIGQAAAQLVEEGDTIILDSGTTTLEIAKNLQKFTDLTVITNALNVANQLAEHKNANVIIPGGFLRKNSLSLVGSTAEESFRNYFCDKLFLAVDGLSTTHGLSTPNVEEAHLNRIMIQISKKVIVVADSSKFLKRSFAFIAPITEIDVVVTDAGILLEEQKKLENMGIQVIIA
- a CDS encoding EamA family transporter yields the protein MTRQPWVLYTFITTLFWGVWGAFIEVPEKAGFPATLGYSVWAITMIPCAIVALLNSNWQLEYDTRSIFLGSAVGLLGAAGQLILFQALRTGPAYIVFPFISLFPVVTVFLSALFLGERTTRKHWIGIILSLIAIFCLSYQEPNNKM
- a CDS encoding EamA family transporter — protein: MKFSNNTMKAESIFFYMMLTAVLMIPVAVLMTDFSQKINWGIKGPYLAGLIQVFNAIGALTLVYALRYGKAIIVVPITALAPVITIIISLILYAVFPHWIVLTGMVLAVIAIYILAE